The following coding sequences lie in one Lepeophtheirus salmonis chromosome 11, UVic_Lsal_1.4, whole genome shotgun sequence genomic window:
- the LOC121126335 gene encoding uncharacterized protein, with amino-acid sequence MKNKNADYEFFSRPFSNSCWVVISSIVGFSILFAIGLSIRVEDSMETYCFRTLVTSLAYFFVLLNAYYGGAMTMFFTTEVTVPFETMADVMRNPDWSVIFTDGEGISLRSRLPKGNKGVDEYWAKVEKDSSPFTVPSIMDGLKKAKMERVVYHKDLNTIFYQISTSHKYRRDFGDLSVIDNKMARYYCILPLHSPLTSSFSLMNIGIMENGIRHQAVLTWFKPYSIGDKGVDLMYLSIGQMSSLFLILVGAAFLSLLTLGIEFFFCK; translated from the exons atgaaaaacaaGAATGCGGATTATGAGTTTTTTTCCCGACCTTTTTCAAACTCCTGTTGGGTAGTAATATCCTCTATTGTGGGGTTTTCCATTCTCTTTGCTATTGGCCTCTCCATTAGAGTTGAGGATTCTATGGAAACCTATTGTTTCAGAACCCTTGTGACGTCACTCGCTTACTTTTTCGTCCTTCTCAATGCATATTACGGAGGAGCCATGACCATGTTCTTTACGACAGAAGTGACAGTTCCATTTGAAACAA TGGCGGACGTGATGAGAAATCCAGACTGGAGTGTGATATTTACAGATGGTGAGGGTATATCATTGAGGAGTCGCCTCCCCAAAGGAAATAAGGGCGTTGATGAGTATTGGGCCAAAGTAGAAAAGGATTCCTCTCCCTTTACTGTTCCATCAATTATGGACGGACTCAAGAAGGCAAAGATGGAAAGGGTTGTGTACCACAAAGACTTAAACacgattttttatcaaatatccaCTTCCCACAAATACAGGAGGGACTTTGGAGATTTGTCCGTCATTGACAATAAGATGGCTCGCTACTATTGCATTCTACCTTTGCACTCTCCTCTCACCTCATCGTTCTCACTCATGAACATTGGGATCATGGAAAATGGTATACGACATCAGGCGGTTCTCACATGGTTTAAACCCTATTCAATAGGAGATAAAGGAGTTGATTTAATGTATCTCTCTATAGGGCAAATGAGCTCTTTATTCCTCATTTTAGTTGGGGCTGCTTTTCTGTCTCTGTTAACTCTAgggattgaattttttttctgcaaatag